In Drechmeria coniospora strain ARSEF 6962 chromosome 03, whole genome shotgun sequence, the DNA window CCTCCGATGCATGCACGCGACGGCCGTGCACCGCGACCCCATCTGTCTCGCGGCCGACTTTCTCGATCGCTGCTGTCACCACGTGCTGCGGGAGGCTCTGTCACTGCAGATTGTCGTCGACTCTTCGGAGCCCACGTCGGCGGAGCCTGCGCGAGCGAAGAAGAGCCTGTCGTGGTACGACCGCCGGAAGAAGGTGCTCATCGGCGACTGGCAGGATCACACCGTCAGTCACCAACACCAGCGGCGCGAAACGCTCGAGCCCTGCTCCCACGAGGGGCCCTGTCGCCCCCGTGCCTGCTCTTGCGTCGATGCCGGGCTTCTGTGCGAGAAGTTCTGCAGCTGCACCGTCGACGATTGCGAGTACAAGTTTACCGGCTGCGCGTGCCATGCCTCGGGCAAGACCTGCCAGCCGAGGCAGAAGGACAAGCCCTGCATCTGCGTCCAGCTGAACCGCGAGTGCGATCCTCAGCTCTGCGGCTCCTGCGGAGCCCTCGAGCGGGCCGATCCGGTCCACGCGACCGACGAGCCGCTTCACGCGACGGGGTGCCAGAATTGCGACCTGCAGCGAGGCGCCGGCAAgtcgctcgtcctcggccagaGCCAGCTCGAAGGCTGCGGCTACGGCCTGTTCACGGCCGAAGACATTGCCCAGGACGACTTCATCATCGAGTACGTCGGGGAGCTGATCACGCACGACGAAGGCGTCCGTCGAGAGgcgcggcgcggcgacgTGTTTGACGAGCAATCCAACATTTCGTACGTCTTCACCCTGCTCGAGAACGAGGGCATCTGGGTCGACGCGGCCATCTACGGCAACCTCAGCCGCTACATCAACCACGCGTCGGAGAATGACAGGTGGGGATGCAACATCACGCCGCGCATTCTCCACGTCAACGGGGAGTACAGGATCAAATTCACCGCCATGAGGGATATccgagccggcgaggagctctTCTTCAACTACGGAGAGAACTTCCCCAACCTGACCAAGAAGCTGCTCGATCACAAGGCGGGCACCCACGCCAGGGTGGCCAAGGTCAAGGGCGTGCGTTCCCGAGGCATGGAGCCCGGGGATCAAGTGGCCAGAAAGGCGCCCAAGCAGGAAAAGAGGAGGGGGCCCGGAAGGCCTAGGGTGCGGAAAGCGGACGAGGTCGGGCCGAATTTCGACTCGGTCGAGGCGCCGAACAAATCGCGCAAACGGAAGCGACAGGCGCCGACGGGccgggccgaggagggccaTGGGATGCCCGCGCCCGTGCCAACGCCCGCCACCGATTCCGCGCTCGAGCGTCGGCATCCTGATGCGGGTTCCCTCACTCGCCTGCGCCAACGAGCCCGGGggctctccgtcgtcgatggaccCGACGCCGAGTCACCGACAAAGGCCATGGTGAAGCCGAAGAAGGGCAAACGGGGCGGGGCACGACCTGGCAGCGGACGACCTAGGAAGCATCCCCGCCCTGTCCCCAAACCCGCCCAGGTTCCGGAGGTCGCCCCGCAGGAGGTTGCCGAaccggcgacggcagaaGCGGCCACGCTGCTGGGGAGGAAGACGCTCGGTGCGGATGGGACAAGATTCGACGACGTGATGGAGGTTGCAGACAGCGACGATGCACCATCGTGGGACCCCCGCCAAATCCCTACGCCTCACGaggtgggcggcggcggcggacagGAACcagcggaggaggaagacgaggaccAGGACGTGGTCATACGGAAGAGGGACGAACGGAACGTTCGGTCGCGGCGGCCTCCGGCAAAGTTCAGGGAAGACGACACGATATGGAGCTGAGACGATGGCCCTAGGCAGCCTGATTTGTCCCTTGTCTGATGAGGCAAGCTCTGGCCTTGGACGCGCATCAACCTGTCGCCCTGCCGAATAGCGGTGTGGCACCATGGTATGCGCAAATATGATCTAGAATACGGGGAGAAGGCCTTTGTCACAACGGTGCTGCTGCGTCGTTGCCTTCGTGAGACAACACATACTGAAGGTATTCATTGCCGCCTAAATGCAGGCGCCACGCAAAAGCGCCCCTACATGACGGTTGTGTCGTCGCATTGAAACTGATATTCAGCCGTTGATCCGCATTGGTCGATTCAAGTCGTGACCAGAAAGCTCCTGTGGGTCTCGTTGGCAGGCAATGACGTCGTGCTTTCGACCGCCAGGCAGGCAACGTAATTGGGTACGTAGCTAGCTAACGGTAAGCGTCAGAGCCCCtcgccagccagccaacTTCTCTTTCTTTCTTTCTCTCTTTCTTCCTTTTCCAACCTCGTTCAATTCACCGAGTGCAGCCAAAAATCAGTGACGAGAATCATCAACGCTTCTCTTACCTCCCTTCGGCGCACTCTTCCTGCACCGTTTCGCTCCCTGTCACCGGCTCCTCGCCTCGCACCGCCTCGCGAAGAAACCAGTGGTCAATTCGATTCAGCCAGCTGTTGTTTACGGCTCCCCGCATTCGCCATGACGCTCTACTACACGCTCGTGAGTTCCTCGCAGTGCCCGCGTCGACAAAGGGTCGATCGGACAGACGGGTGCTGATGGATGCTGACGGATGCAGGTGTTTTTCCTCCTCATGATGGAGATGGCCATGTTCATGCTCCTCATCCTGCCAATGCCCTTCACCATCAAGCGAAAGATCTTTACGTGCGTTGCCGTCCCCTTTTCCCACCGACCGACGTAGATCGATGATTGTTCGCTCACACTCGTGCACTTTTAGCTTCATCTCCGAAAACCCCATCGTGGCCAAGATACAGTACTGGATGAAGATCACGTTCGtcttcatcctcatcctcttcgTCGACAGCGTCAACCGCGTCTACCGCGTCCAGTTGGAGCTTTTGGCTGCGACGGAGCAGACTTCTAAGGGAGCGTACGTGACGCAAACCCCTCCACACCCCCCCCTTCCATCACAGCCTAGCACATTCGTTGACAGGCCTACCCTGGGCAGCGCCACCGTCCTAGGTCACGAACGACTCGAAGTTCAAGCGCGCAAGTTCTACTCGCAGCGCAACATGTACCTTTGCGGCTTCACCCTCTTCCTCTCGCTCATCCTCAACCGTACCTACGTCATGATCCTCGAGGTGATGCGCCTCGAGGACCGTCTCCGCGTGTACGAGGGCACCAAGAAGGACGCCAAGGGGAGCGGTTCTGGCAAGCCTGTCGACGCCACTTCTGCGCTCCAAGAGAAGCTGGAGAAGAAGGACCTCGATCTGCAGACGCTGAAGAAGCAGAGCGAGCAGCTGCACAAGAGCTACGGCGAGCTCAGCGACAAGTACACCGCACTGCTGAAGGAAGACGAGTCCAGGAAGTCGAAGTAGTACGCTCGCCTGTCGGTTGGGGACCTGTTGGCTGCGGACTGACTGATGAATCCTGCGGAATCCTCGAGGAAGCTGCCGGCGGTGTTTACGCCCTCGGGCCCGAGACTGGCTGATCTACATTCGTACAACGATAGCCATAGGTTGGGCTACGTGAAGGAGGTGGCGTGAAGGAGGCGGAGAGGGACTGGCGCATGACGCATACGACATGACGCATACGTGGGCTCAAGTGCCCTGTGTTTTCAACAGTCTTGATAGGCGGAGAAATTAAGTGCCAGGATGAGGAAAATTCGGCGTCTTTGCCTGTGCACTGCGGGAGGGCGACGCGCTCAGGATTTTAGCCGCTTCGACCGCCGTACACCAGGCGTATCGATGGCTCGTGTGGCCTGGGCCGAGGTTGACATTGTCTTGCGCTTCGCCGACGTGGCCTGCTGCTTCGGCAGCGTGGTTCGGGCTTTTTGTTCCTTGACAaccttgccatcgtcgacaggTTGCCTCATGATGACGTACGCCACCCGCTCGATGTCCATGGCGGAAACACGCAGGCGCCGCACCAGGGTGGCAGCGCGGTCGCACAGAGCGCTGTACTCATGAGCATTGTACTTGATGGAGGCCTTGCTTCCGTCGCTGCATAGCCAATAAAAAGCCTCGTCGGAGAAGAAGATGACGCGCTCGGGGTCGTGCACGCTGAGTAGTAGGGAGGCGGTCGCCGGGCCGATGCCCCTGAGCTTGGCGAGGGTGGTGATGGCTTTGGCAATGGCGCCGCTGgaaggaggggaggagggggagggggaggaggagctgcggtaggcgtcgatggcctcggcgatggtGGATTGGACGAGTGACGGCGCGttcgacgagacgagggaCATGAGAGTTGGACGAAATTTTCCATGACGACTGCGCGTCATTAGCGGGCGGGGATACCGCGAGGGCAT includes these proteins:
- a CDS encoding putative enhancer of zeste 2 isoform a, producing MAALESGTDVHDDDASSDHVPKVECTYGHESYSVASPLETLASRGPAAIKGPVASSPPLPTVEGAFASLGRPSFQAGGSPGSDAVDSTVGPVFFPNHTFPATPSAVHRHLDRPMASQCTPPMTSQSDGSPDWTLDSVAARLSGFAQDVKDGHAELTTCILESVTVVDRRVHRGKDLFAGLKLEPASPTKGETMRIKSKQHLRARKDSKEEHYDIVCTKTNKDRVPRYRFHQVAIKKNILTPNTMLTFVPHLRDLETSEESKYNIWLEELEDIDLKSGFKPMNREAKQALTYHLERAATMSLYLDAWLRALAIPACNKSALISYMASCEPDDTITPQQKTSILRSHHTSDNATPETNRAAQLFTNAFRLVFTDRLPVEKQVDLRKVLLLDESVDGIMDSKPTAKDGAATQTDVDDAAMNEYELAESNLATYCILGCLICFSHSCDHGEYDNKNLKRTFSISSCSHLSDALRRRRRRLGPDHRDAQASLAACQRHCHRLGGAPCTCTRNRDWSEDERVLLRCMHATAVHRDPICLAADFLDRCCHHVLREALSLQIVVDSSEPTSAEPARAKKSLSWYDRRKKVLIGDWQDHTVSHQHQRRETLEPCSHEGPCRPRACSCVDAGLLCEKFCSCTVDDCEYKFTGCACHASGKTCQPRQKDKPCICVQLNRECDPQLCGSCGALERADPVHATDEPLHATGCQNCDLQRGAGKSLVLGQSQLEGCGYGLFTAEDIAQDDFIIEYVGELITHDEGVRREARRGDVFDEQSNISYVFTLLENEGIWVDAAIYGNLSRYINHASENDRWGCNITPRILHVNGEYRIKFTAMRDIRAGEELFFNYGENFPNLTKKLLDHKAGTHARVAKVKGVRSRGMEPGDQVARKAPKQEKRRGPGRPRVRKADEVGPNFDSVEAPNKSRKRKRQAPTGRAEEGHGMPAPVPTPATDSALERRHPDAGSLTRLRQRARGLSVVDGPDAESPTKAMVKPKKGKRGGARPGSGRPRKHPRPVPKPAQVPEVAPQEVAEPATAEAATLLGRKTLGADGTRFDDVMEVADSDDAPSWDPRQIPTPHEVGGGGGQEPAEEEDEDQDVVIRKRDERNVRSRRPPAKFREDDTIWS
- a CDS encoding B-cell receptor-associated 31-like protein, which gives rise to MTLYYTLVFFLLMMEMAMFMLLILPMPFTIKRKIFTFISENPIVAKIQYWMKITFVFILILFVDSVNRVYRVQLELLAATEQTSKGAYVTQTPPHPPLPSQPSTFVDRPTLGSATVLGHERLEVQARKFYSQRNMYLCGFTLFLSLILNRTYVMILEVMRLEDRLRVYEGTKKDAKGSGSGKPVDATSALQEKLEKKDLDLQTLKKQSEQLHKSYGELSDKYTALLKEDESRKSK